The following are encoded together in the Armatimonadota bacterium genome:
- a CDS encoding tetratricopeptide repeat protein: MVNKPNLASYVRLFLLVLIILAVYWRVLNFDFVGFDEDVYITQNDHVKRGLTFEGVTWAFTTTEACFWHPLVWLSYMLEHTLFGEKPFIYHLTNLLLHIANTLLLFAVLNKMTSSAWKSWFVAALFAVHPLHVESVAWVAQRKDVLCTLFLMLTLWAYVRYTSSPRIGTYILVVVFFAMGLMAKPMLVTLPLVLILMDYWPIGRTALSSHSLINRVSVKGLLAEKIPLLILSFGAGVGALIAQKGGRALASLEAIPLGIRLSNSLVACVGYLAKTVWPRRLAVFYPHPGDSVPEWQVVGAALLIVAITFLVLAIGKRKPFLPVGWFWYLITIAPVIGLVQVGSHAMADRYTYIPLIGIFMIIAWLAPSMGEYIGREEKFSIPRFSESMIFTIAAALVIAALMVSTWVQVGYWQNGQTLFSHAIKVTSNNWLAHHNLGVALKEKGRIDEAVAHFRKALKIRPNYPDARLNLATTLAEKGDLNSAGTEFARALRGTADDADVYYNLGIAFCSRGRLEEAEAEFRKALAIKPDHVLALMNLGSVLGQKGDNQSAIKYLTRAVEIRPSYAEAHFNLAVAFSIAGEYERAWEELCLAEKHGFKPDHKFRKFLAIKAGKE, encoded by the coding sequence ATGGTAAATAAACCTAATTTGGCTAGCTATGTGCGCTTATTTCTTCTGGTTTTAATAATACTTGCAGTGTATTGGCGAGTATTGAACTTCGATTTTGTTGGTTTTGATGAAGATGTTTATATTACACAGAACGATCATGTCAAGCGTGGGCTGACGTTTGAAGGGGTAACCTGGGCGTTTACAACAACGGAAGCTTGTTTCTGGCATCCTTTGGTTTGGCTGTCGTACATGCTAGAACACACTTTGTTTGGAGAAAAACCGTTTATTTATCACCTAACAAATCTGCTTCTTCATATCGCAAACACCTTGTTGCTGTTTGCCGTCTTAAATAAGATGACTAGCTCAGCATGGAAGAGCTGGTTTGTCGCAGCGTTGTTTGCCGTGCACCCACTTCATGTGGAATCGGTAGCATGGGTTGCTCAGCGGAAAGACGTGCTTTGTACGTTATTTTTGATGTTGACGTTGTGGGCATATGTCAGATATACCTCTTCTCCGAGGATTGGAACCTACATCCTTGTTGTTGTGTTTTTCGCAATGGGTCTTATGGCCAAGCCAATGCTAGTAACTCTTCCGCTTGTGCTCATCCTCATGGACTACTGGCCTATTGGGCGTACTGCATTGTCAAGCCATTCGCTAATCAATAGGGTTTCAGTCAAAGGTCTTTTAGCTGAGAAAATACCTCTTTTAATACTCTCATTTGGAGCGGGCGTCGGGGCACTTATCGCTCAAAAAGGCGGCAGAGCCCTGGCAAGTTTGGAAGCCATTCCATTAGGAATCCGGTTGTCAAATTCATTGGTTGCTTGTGTAGGCTACCTTGCAAAGACCGTCTGGCCGCGAAGGCTTGCCGTATTCTACCCACATCCCGGTGATTCAGTTCCAGAGTGGCAGGTGGTCGGAGCTGCTCTCTTAATAGTTGCAATAACGTTTTTGGTGCTTGCGATAGGTAAGCGTAAGCCGTTTCTTCCCGTGGGGTGGTTTTGGTATCTTATCACCATTGCCCCAGTCATTGGGCTCGTTCAGGTCGGCTCCCACGCAATGGCAGATAGGTATACTTATATTCCCTTAATTGGCATCTTCATGATAATAGCATGGCTGGCGCCCAGCATGGGTGAATATATAGGGAGGGAGGAAAAATTTTCGATTCCTCGGTTTTCGGAGTCCATGATATTCACTATTGCAGCCGCATTGGTCATCGCTGCCCTGATGGTTTCCACCTGGGTGCAGGTTGGTTATTGGCAGAATGGCCAGACTCTATTCAGCCATGCTATTAAAGTGACGTCGAATAATTGGCTTGCACATCATAACCTAGGGGTGGCACTCAAAGAAAAAGGCAGAATCGATGAAGCGGTTGCTCATTTTCGAAAAGCTCTCAAGATTAGGCCGAATTACCCTGATGCTCGTTTGAACTTAGCAACTACTTTGGCTGAGAAGGGGGACTTGAACTCTGCGGGGACGGAGTTCGCAAGAGCATTGAGGGGAACCGCAGATGATGCTGATGTCTACTACAATCTTGGGATTGCTTTTTGCTCGCGAGGGAGGCTTGAAGAAGCAGAGGCGGAATTTCGAAAGGCGTTAGCGATAAAGCCTGACCATGTGTTGGCGCTGATGAACCTCGGTTCAGTATTAGGCCAAAAAGGAGACAACCAAAGTGCAATAAAATATCTAACTAGGGCTGTTGAAATTAGACCCAGCTATGCAGAGGCACACTTTAACTTGGCAGTTGCATTCTCTATCGCTGGTGAATATGAACGTGCCTGGGAGGAGCTTTGCCTGGCAGAGAAGCATGGTTTTAAGCCTGACCACAAATTTAGGAAATTTTTGGCAATCAAAGCAGGCAAGGAGTGA
- a CDS encoding tetratricopeptide repeat protein has protein sequence MRSPYLVGLLLVIITVAVYWPVLRHDFTNYDDDKYVTDNPPVQAGLTAQSIVWAFTRIHESNWHPLTWLSHMLDAQLYGPNAMGHHLTNLIFHIANVVLLFLVLMLMTGCVWRSGFVAALFAIHPLHVESVAWIAERKDVLSTFFWLLTMLAYFRYASSPRLGTYLPVVVLFALGLMSKPMLVTLPFVLLLMDYWPLGRTTFSSNSGLCVSCGVEGKHKAGNLASGRKSGKGFVRFSENMSLLREKTPLFLMTLASCVITFYAQKKQGSVQTFEFYPFGVRIANAFAAYSSYIRKTLWPNDLACFYPHPGRDLAMWKVLWGFVVLASISYFVWRFASRRPYLVVGWLWYLGTLVPVIGLVQVGMQAMADRYTYIPLIGLFVAIAWGIPELIRKSNSDGKEDGRQKVEATTIFPFAACIAIVALMIGTWFQVGYWKNSITLFERALAVTENNDTAHNNLGIALAWQGRLEEAIPHYKRALEISPMYGDAHGNLANAYAQLGMYDDAIREYKEVLKLNPNDPRAYYNMGNVLAAQGKAKEALQNYSRALGIKQDDAGAHLSIGKMLADQGKYDEALAEYKKAVELKPSFAEAHYNMGLALRRLGRFDEAIKAYREAIRYKPEYPEALNNLGNVLLLQKKYDEAIEEYKRAIRIRPNHAEAHHNLAAAYFYKGEYAKAWEEIHLCKRYGFNPVPALLNSLSQKMPDPGE, from the coding sequence ATGCGCTCCCCATATTTAGTAGGATTATTACTTGTCATTATTACAGTTGCGGTCTATTGGCCTGTTCTTCGGCATGACTTTACCAATTATGACGACGATAAGTATGTAACCGATAACCCACCAGTGCAGGCAGGTCTAACGGCGCAGAGCATTGTGTGGGCTTTTACCAGAATTCACGAGAGCAACTGGCATCCGCTTACATGGTTATCCCATATGCTCGATGCCCAACTTTATGGTCCTAATGCTATGGGCCACCATTTGACCAATTTGATATTTCATATAGCAAATGTTGTGCTTCTCTTTTTGGTGCTCATGTTAATGACTGGATGTGTGTGGAGAAGCGGCTTTGTGGCGGCGCTTTTTGCCATACATCCATTGCATGTCGAATCGGTTGCATGGATTGCAGAGAGAAAGGATGTTCTAAGCACCTTCTTTTGGCTACTTACCATGTTGGCGTATTTCCGATATGCGTCATCACCGCGTCTGGGAACTTACTTGCCGGTCGTTGTTTTGTTTGCACTTGGTTTGATGTCAAAGCCAATGCTTGTAACGCTTCCTTTTGTGCTCCTTCTCATGGACTACTGGCCCCTTGGTCGGACAACGTTTTCTAGTAATTCAGGGCTTTGTGTGTCTTGCGGCGTGGAGGGAAAGCATAAGGCGGGCAATTTAGCGAGTGGGCGAAAGTCAGGCAAAGGTTTTGTCAGGTTTAGTGAGAATATGAGCCTTTTGAGGGAGAAAACGCCGCTTTTTCTGATGACCCTTGCGTCGTGTGTGATAACCTTCTATGCTCAGAAGAAACAGGGTTCGGTTCAGACCTTTGAGTTTTACCCATTCGGTGTTCGAATAGCTAATGCTTTCGCTGCATATTCAAGCTACATCCGAAAAACACTCTGGCCAAACGATTTAGCATGCTTTTATCCGCATCCTGGTAGAGACCTGGCGATGTGGAAGGTCCTGTGGGGATTCGTTGTACTTGCAAGCATTTCGTATTTTGTGTGGCGGTTTGCGAGTCGGCGACCATATCTGGTGGTAGGTTGGCTTTGGTATCTCGGCACTTTGGTACCAGTAATTGGCCTTGTCCAGGTTGGCATGCAAGCGATGGCAGACAGATATACATACATACCACTGATTGGTCTCTTCGTAGCCATTGCTTGGGGAATACCCGAATTGATTAGAAAGAGCAATTCCGATGGCAAAGAGGATGGAAGGCAGAAAGTAGAAGCGACGACCATTTTTCCATTTGCGGCATGCATTGCGATTGTTGCTTTAATGATAGGCACATGGTTTCAGGTAGGGTATTGGAAGAATAGCATAACCTTGTTCGAGCGCGCACTTGCTGTTACGGAAAATAATGACACGGCACACAATAACTTGGGAATTGCCCTGGCATGGCAGGGGCGGCTGGAGGAGGCAATTCCGCACTACAAGCGGGCGCTTGAAATTTCACCGATGTATGGTGATGCGCACGGTAACTTGGCGAATGCATATGCTCAATTAGGCATGTACGACGACGCCATCCGCGAATACAAAGAGGTGCTCAAACTCAACCCGAATGACCCAAGGGCCTACTATAACATGGGTAATGTTCTTGCTGCCCAAGGCAAGGCAAAAGAGGCACTGCAAAACTATTCAAGGGCTTTGGGAATCAAGCAGGACGACGCCGGCGCCCACCTTAGCATAGGAAAAATGCTTGCTGATCAAGGCAAGTATGACGAGGCTTTGGCGGAGTACAAGAAGGCTGTTGAGTTAAAGCCTTCGTTTGCTGAGGCGCATTACAATATGGGGTTGGCACTAAGGCGACTTGGCAGGTTTGATGAAGCGATTAAGGCATATCGCGAGGCCATTCGCTACAAGCCCGAATACCCAGAGGCACTAAACAATTTGGGCAATGTTTTGCTGCTTCAAAAGAAGTATGACGAAGCAATAGAGGAATATAAGCGCGCCATAAGAATCAGGCCGAACCATGCTGAAGCGCACCATAACTTGGCGGCGGCATACTTTTATAAAGGAGAATATGCTAAGGCATGGGAAGAAATACATCTCTGCAAGAGGTATGGGTTCAATCCGGTGCCTGCATTGCTAAACTCACTTTCTCAAAAAATGCCCGATCCCGGCGAATAG
- a CDS encoding tetratricopeptide repeat protein, producing MDGFVKMYGSYLAGCLLILVAIVAFVPLFGNGFINYDDDEYVTDNSHVRAGLTLANVGWAFTTMHESNWHPLTWLSHMLDCQLFGLNPIGHHLINLFIHIANTLLLFGILSLLTRSIWKSGFVAALFAVHPLHVESVAWVAERKDVLSTLFWMITILAYIRYVQSPRIATYIPVIVFFALGLMAKPMVLTLPFVLLLMDFWPLRRLSAANPSLFSTLTNKKLLVEKIPFFVLTIGSAIITYIAQQKGLSVATLERYPIGMRIGNALISYVSYIGKMIIPSGLSVFYPYPAVIVAWKMIGALVIIVAITALVLWQSRRRPYLVFGWFWYLGTLVPVIGFVQVGWQAMADRYTYIPLIGLFVILAWGIPDLIESIRTGKQVGKKCQTADIRQNLIFSAVACVLVMILAATTFRQVTHWRDSVTLFSHALKVTKENPVAENNLGLALTALGKHAQAIEHFKKALKIEPTWADAHHNLAIAYFQSMDFEKAAFHFQKALKIDPKHARAHNNYGGLLLKQGRLDEAAMHFDKALMAKPDYAQAHINLGILLGIKGKSEEAVESYKKAIELDPFLPDAHYNLSITLGELGKVREAIESCRVALKLRPNWPEAKNNLAWLLATQKKPTYRDALEAIKLAKAACEAVRYEDSGLLDTLAAAYAAAGRYDQAISTARRALQLAITQGSPAAPEIEMRLRSYEAHRPVGN from the coding sequence ATGGATGGCTTTGTCAAAATGTATGGGTCATATTTGGCCGGGTGTTTGCTTATACTTGTAGCCATCGTTGCTTTTGTGCCTCTATTCGGCAATGGCTTTATAAATTATGACGATGACGAATATGTAACAGACAACAGTCATGTTAGGGCTGGCCTTACGCTTGCAAACGTTGGCTGGGCGTTCACCACAATGCACGAGAGCAACTGGCATCCTCTTACATGGTTGTCTCACATGCTCGACTGCCAGCTTTTCGGCTTGAATCCAATAGGTCACCACCTCATAAATTTATTTATACACATAGCGAACACACTATTGCTGTTTGGTATTCTTAGCCTTCTTACTAGGTCGATTTGGAAGAGTGGGTTTGTTGCGGCTTTGTTTGCCGTGCATCCGCTTCATGTTGAGTCGGTTGCCTGGGTAGCAGAGAGAAAGGATGTTCTAAGCACCCTTTTTTGGATGATTACGATATTAGCCTACATCCGATATGTTCAATCCCCTAGGATTGCAACTTACATCCCAGTTATCGTATTCTTTGCTCTTGGATTGATGGCAAAGCCCATGGTTTTGACGCTCCCATTCGTTCTTCTCCTCATGGATTTCTGGCCTCTTCGCCGTCTTAGCGCTGCAAATCCCTCGTTGTTCTCTACACTTACGAATAAGAAACTATTGGTTGAGAAAATACCCTTTTTTGTGCTTACCATTGGTTCTGCAATAATCACGTATATCGCTCAGCAGAAGGGCCTCAGTGTCGCCACGCTGGAGCGTTACCCGATTGGAATGCGCATAGGCAATGCGTTAATCTCCTATGTCTCATATATTGGCAAGATGATAATTCCAAGCGGCCTATCGGTCTTTTATCCATACCCAGCCGTCATAGTTGCATGGAAAATGATTGGTGCGCTTGTGATTATTGTCGCCATTACTGCCTTGGTGCTCTGGCAGTCCCGAAGGCGGCCATATCTTGTGTTTGGATGGTTCTGGTATTTGGGCACCTTGGTTCCTGTGATTGGCTTTGTTCAGGTTGGTTGGCAGGCGATGGCAGATAGATACACATATATTCCGTTGATTGGTTTGTTTGTTATTCTCGCGTGGGGAATCCCTGATTTAATTGAGTCTATCCGAACGGGCAAGCAGGTCGGGAAAAAGTGCCAGACAGCAGATATCAGACAAAACCTTATTTTCTCAGCAGTAGCTTGTGTTCTTGTCATGATTCTAGCGGCAACGACATTTAGGCAAGTGACGCATTGGCGAGATAGCGTGACGTTGTTCAGCCATGCCCTAAAAGTGACAAAGGAAAATCCCGTGGCAGAAAACAACCTTGGCCTTGCATTAACCGCTCTAGGAAAACATGCTCAGGCAATCGAGCATTTCAAGAAGGCATTGAAAATCGAACCTACTTGGGCAGATGCACATCATAATCTGGCAATTGCATATTTTCAAAGCATGGACTTTGAAAAAGCCGCTTTTCATTTCCAAAAAGCTTTGAAAATAGATCCTAAGCATGCGCGGGCTCATAACAACTATGGAGGACTTCTTCTAAAGCAGGGGAGGCTTGATGAAGCGGCAATGCACTTCGATAAGGCTCTAATGGCGAAGCCAGATTATGCACAAGCACACATCAATCTAGGTATCCTTCTGGGCATAAAGGGTAAATCTGAAGAGGCAGTTGAGAGTTATAAAAAGGCGATTGAACTCGATCCGTTCCTGCCGGATGCACATTATAATTTGTCCATAACATTGGGGGAGCTAGGAAAAGTGCGTGAGGCAATTGAAAGTTGCCGAGTTGCATTAAAGCTTCGCCCAAACTGGCCTGAGGCGAAGAACAATTTGGCTTGGTTGCTAGCAACCCAGAAGAAGCCTACTTACCGCGATGCGCTAGAGGCGATAAAACTGGCGAAAGCGGCATGCGAGGCCGTCAGATATGAGGATTCGGGTTTGCTGGATACGCTTGCAGCCGCCTATGCCGCCGCTGGCCGCTATGACCAGGCTATATCTACGGCACGCAGAGCGCTTCAGCTGGCGATAACTCAGGGCTCACCAGCAGCTCCTGAAATCGAGATGAGATTGCGCAGTTACGAAGCTCACCGTCCGGTTGGTAACTAG